CACCTGCTAAAGGGGCTCAGAGGAAGCCCAGTATTTGTAAATTGTACAGTGTGAacacattttgataaaaaaaaaaacgccctGGAGAACAACTTAAATACCTCACATATAacttacattttacatttacagcaaCAATTTAATGACCCAACAAACATTTTGTCACAAAAAGATTTTGTTCACGGCTCTGTCTTGCTTATTGCCACTTTGCAATAACACTTTCGGCCTGAGTGTTTTAACTAATTTCCGTCACTACACAACGTTCACAGTGAAAAGCAACAGCCCTGGTGCATTGGTCAGGGTGACATCTGACGGGAAAGAGTAGATCTAAATGTGCTATGGTCATTGGTCCATGAGAAAACAGTGGTGCtgccacacatacacaaacacacacagtctgtctctgtgctgtaaactcacactctcacactctcaaaGCTGTCCTATGACAAGGGAATTGTTCGTTTCCTCTGGCTACCACAGATGAGTCTCCCGGATCTCAGAGATGATGTTATTAGCTTTTTTGAGTGCCTGagtaggggggaaaaaagagggcTGTTAAATCAGAGGCCTTAAAGTAGtagatgaaagaaaaagaaaggactTGCTTTTCTTCATGCTCAGAACCTATTCAGAGAACAAAAGCACCAGCCAATTTACCTCAAGCATCTGAGCAACTTCTGTCCGCTGCTGTGCCGTGTCCTGCGACTCAAtgagcagctcctgcagcagaggctgtTTGTAAAGCTGACCCACCAGCTCACTCTGCAGATGCTCTTTCACAAAGTTCACCAGGAAGTGCATCACTGTCTTGggcacactgcaacacacagccCCGAGACAAAGTTAGAAAATCAGCATTAATAACAACTGAGCTCAGCAATAGAAAAAGAAGGGGAAACAGGGGAGAGTGCGGGCCCCCCAGGTGCTCTGGACTTGTTCCAGCCGAACCTGTCCTGGATGCTTTTTCTGACAATGAGGAAGTAGCACTTGATGAGGCGCTGAATGACCTCACAGTCCCTCTGCTCCCTCGAACTCAGCTTGCGGGAAATGGGCACCGCCTGGCAAAGAGGGGCAAAGTAAAATGTTGACGGTCTGCAATGTATTCACCACTAAGTGGTTTGTCCTCCTGCTAATCCCACCACTCACTGTGTCGAGGAGGTTAATGGCCTGGCCTTTGCTGGGGCTGCCAAAGTTTGCAGCCGGGGATTTCTCTTCTGCAACCTTCTCGTTCTTCCAGCGCTTCCCTCCATCAAGGGCCTCTGCCTGACAGCAAGAAATCCGAGGAAGTCAGAGGGTCAAAGCAATTTTGGCTGAGCTGGAATTCCACTAAACTTTGAATGGGGCTGTACTGTTTGGATGTGAAACATAATGGTTAAGGCTGTAGAAGACATCTTCTGCTGTTTACCCAGCagaataaatgataaatgttaGTATCTGCTGTAAGGGACAAATAACTACCTGCTGACTGTTGACAGATGCTGAGACCTGCGCAGCATCTGTAAAGTCTGGATGTTTGGTGTTGATGTAGGCGAGCTCTATTGCTACTAAATTGTGTACctaaaagaaaaaggcagacgAAAATACCTCAGGAAGTTAACAGGACTTTGCTGTTAGTCATTATAATTAGCATGAAAGATCATCTTAGCTAAGCTGTGGATTACCATTTCATTAGTAATCGGCAAGCGCTTTCTCAGTAATCCAGTCACCACTTCCACGATGGAATCGTGCAGTTTGGGGAATCGCAGAAGCTCcttgcaaacacaaagacatatttcattaacattgtgtttttataattaatgctaatgctaatcaaTGCTAATCAACATCTGTTGGCTAACCTGTGTGCTAAAGGAGGAGCAGTGCTGGATgatcctctgcagctcttcatgaACAAGCTCTACACAGCGCAGACTGGGCTCCTCCAGCCTCTTAATTTGCCGCTTCACCAACAACTCAAAGGAGACCTCGGGCACAAAAAGCGCCGGCCGCGGACCCTGCAGGgcacatcacaaacacataaaaacacaaattctatTATTTACCTGCTATTCTGCCAAATGAGAGAACTTGACTTGAATTTGGATTAAACAAATTACACAAATAGAATCAGGAGAGGCTCACCGTAGCATTGCGGATGGCAGTGAGGATATCAAGCTCGGTCAGTCCTCCCAGGGGGTCGATGGACTGCAAAGTGCGGCCGAAGGTCTCATGGAATATGTAACAGATCCGAGCGCCCCCGCATCTGTAGAAGAGACGGGTTGAGCTGTGACACCTACGCGGTTTCTCATTGCTGTGTGTCAGCAAAGTTAATCGCGCCAAAATTGAATGCAGTCAACCAAAAAAGGTCAATAGTTGCTCGCTACATATTTACATGAATTAATTGCCTTGTGGTAAGAGAGCCGTAGAGATGAAGGTGCCAACAGAAGATGCTGATACCACTTCAATTTAAAATTAACATGCCCCCGAAGACATTACCCTCATGGCATAAAATGGgaacaaatgtaaataaaatgctgAGTTGTGCAACAAAAGTACTAAATGAGATGAGAAGAAATTGACACAGACTAAAACATGAGAAATGGCTGCTTTCATCATCAAAGCATTTGCTATTCAATAACGATCCTGCTGCTGTAGAGAGGTCAGACTCACAGCTCTGAGGTCTGGATGTATCTGGCTGTTCCCTCGATGGTGTTGCAGTAATCGCTGGCAAACTTGGTGACAATCTGCAGCAGGGTGGCACTGTGGTCTTCTACTGGCTGGCCATAGCTGTTGAGCCGTGTCTGGTACTGGGAACTCAGCACGGTCACTCGGGTTTTGAGGTCTGGCAGGCAGTCCCGGATGTGGTGCATGAGCAGCCTGCTGAGAGTTTTAGCCAGATAGCGTGAGCCGGCACGTGAGGCGAGCGACGGGTAGTGGCGCTGGAGGAAAGCCTGCTCATCCCTCATTGAGTCCTCCAGGCTCTTTTGGGTATTGATGTCATGCTGGCTCCTAGGTGGATCACCAATTAGGGAGACACAGGGAATGTAGTCAGGTGATTGGGATACGAACAAATTGCCATCCTGCTGTACTGTGAAGctaaaaaaacattacatagCAAAAAATGTAATCAACAATTTTTTACTGCAAACCTGTTCACCACTCCAATAATCCCAAGTCTGACTGGAATGACTCGACCCAGAAGGACCTCCAGAGCATCAGTCCCGGCATCCATCAGGTCCAGCTTGCTGACCACCAGAAGAGTTCGACGAcctgacatgcacacaaacacagagacctttgaatacatttttaaggatagttcaattttgtttttcatcacacatattgagaaagacaagaaggaaGCACACAGTTCGACATTATGGAAGAAAATAAGGAAACAGGTCTCTGGTGGGACAAGATTGAGGCCAGCAGGGAGACATTTGAGCCAAGATACAGACATTCCAACTGGCACACTATCAAAGTGTACATTAGGTATTTTAGGGCCACACTGCCAACCTCCCAGACAATTACTACAGGCAGACTATCATCATCTATCAATCTAGTCTGTAGAGTGCATCATGAGAGCAACAACTATTTTCTATGCAACTGTTAACTGTCAGGATGCTGTTAGCAGTACAGACTGGCAGGTCCAATAGCCTAAAATGACTTCAATTCCTCATGcacatttaataatttaaaatgcatttctacTTGAAGCATGTTATGTAATAAGcactgatggagaggagagaaaatgaaaattaaatctGAGGAGAAGAGGCGCCTGTGTACAAAATGTCCTACCATCTGGATCAACCTCACGAGCCAATTTCAGTGCATCAGAGGTGGCCAAGTCAGAGTTGGCAGGGGACACTGCGAGGATGAGGGAGTTTGGATTGGAGATGAAGGACAAGATCATCTCTTGTACTTGAGCCTCAATGTCCTCTGGCTGGTCCCCAACAGGAACCTGAGGCAACAACAATGAGCAGCCAGCGTTAGTGTAAGCACAGCACAGATGGGGTGCTGCTGTGAATCTGTGATGATTGCAGATATGAAGAGCAATCAGCATTAATCATAATCTAGTGCCATTATGTTTGTACACATGAAACAAAATCAACATCCCTGTCAAGTGGCTGAGTTTACCTTAGTAATTCCAGGTAAATCAACCAGGGTGAGATTAAGGACTTTGGGGGAGAAAATCTTCAAATATATGGGCTCTGCACCGATTCCCTGAAGGatatgaaaaaaggaaagaaatgtcaTGAATGCAGTGTAAAGAGTAACATTAAAGGCATCTCTGAGTAAACATTAATGCTTTCTTTTCACCTTGTTATCCCCAGAACTGCGTTCAGTCTCTGCTTCAATTTCCCGACGAATTTCCTGAAAATCTGTGAAGATCTGTCGAAAAGGTGAGAGGATGATGCATCAGCTAAACTTAGCACAGGATACAGGACAAAGGCAACATCCACATTATTTGAATCTTTCAGACAAATGTACCTGGTTCTTGCAGTGCAGGAATGTACCCCACTCTTCAGCTTTGACACCTGAGCAAACCATAGAAGAGTGAGTGCAAGTCATTTCACAGAGATATCTCCAGTTAAATTTAAAGTTTGGggagaaatgatgaaaactgaaataaaattacaaatggACTTAAATCATGCTTGACAGGTAGATGAAGatcagaaagggaaaaaaaatgtatgagaGAGCTCACAAGAGAAATGACGAGGCTAAACGAAGGCAAGTGCAAGCAGAGCAAATATACAGAGACCTGGGTAGCTGTTTTGGGCATTTTGTTTTACCCCATTACCTGAAAAAGTGGTGAataagaagaggaagaaagactaCATGTTAGCACAGAAAGACCACGGCTCTACAAGAAGTAGCTTGCAGTTCAGACAGTGAAAGAAAGTGCCATGCCTAAGTGCTAATCACAAAAACTACATCAGGCAGACCCCATGCCtagacagaaacaacaaacctGCTGTCCTACTTTTAATATGCTGATATTCAGTTTATCCTTACTTGTGACAAAACttgatgtgtgtgcatttttcagGTATAATCAAAACAACTTCCCTCCtgtgaaaaatagaaataaatgtgtaGGTACCACTCTCGATCTTCAGTCTGTCCTGCAGAGGGGCAACATTAATAAGCTGCAACACGAGAGGTCTTCTTGTGACTATTCCTGAGCCACGAGGCAAGAAATCCCGTCCAACCAGGCTCTCCAACACAGAGCTCTTTCCACTGCTCTGTTACGGCACATTAGGAAACCAATTCAGCAATGTTTCAAGCTGCTCGGATATATTCAGATCCTATCAGTGTGCATTGCAGACACatcaaaaaatgcattaaaaaatattaaaatacaatttctGTTCAAATTAAAAACTCAAATCAGAAACCAAACAATTTTAGTAACAGCAGTGTAGATCGGGGAATGGTTACAGATAATGGTTAAGCTAATAATTAAGCttttaatgtgtatgtgtatgtgttccTGGCTGACCTGAGATCCAACAACGACAATCTGAGGCAGCTGTATGATCTCTGCACCCACTGTGAGAAAGACCTCCTGCAGCCGGTTAATGGTGGGGATTAGAGTCTCCATCCTTCCAGGACACACCTACTAAATtggcaaaacagaaaaaaacatgaatggaCAGAAAGCAAGTACAGCAAAGCAAGTCAGATGCTGTTAAAACATACTGATACTTGAATAACTAACGCTAAGAAACTGCTATTTCCAAAAGCTCAATGAGACTGAAGATGACTGCAATTTACTCTGAGCAAGGAAGACAAAAACACCGTGTTTAATTATTGCGAGTGCGGCTggcaaatataaaaaaaaatgaatgaatttcccGTGAAGACAGTAACGTTGCTTTGCCACAGGGAAAGGTGGTGCTGAGGAGAGGGGTGTTACCCCCGAGCATCAGCGCAACACTGTGCCGAATCCTCCCGGATCACACACTCAAGTAGGATTTCAAGTTGGAAACCGGCTATTAGTTATCAATCACGTCGCTGACCTAATATCTAAGTTACATGGCAACAAATGATGTAGCAGCACAAGCCGAAAGGCTCGGTATTATCAGCTAATGTCAGCTAGCTAAAGCTAATTAGTAAATGCAGGAAGTGAGAGAGATGTGCTAGCTTTGTGCTAAAGCTAGCTTAGCCGCCGGAACAACCTATGTTCTATTGTGATCTTACCGATGTTCAACAAATATTATCCCTCCTTATCCAATTTGTTTATCCTTCACAGTTCGTAGGGGGGAAAGGTGAGTGtcaaaaatgctgcattttgtcTAAACTGTCTTTCAaaattagcagctaaagaaaaTAGCCGTCAGTTACTACACAGGCGGTACCCGTATTACTCGTCATGAATCTGATTGGTCATACAACATGAGTCATGGCCGTTACCGTAATCTGATTGGTCGACACGAAATAGGGGCACTGTTTGCTCCCAGCCTGTAAAGTCTTCTTcccatttcattttcatattgaaCCACttccacattttattttgcttaatATTATTTAACATTAGTCCAGTCAACCTTCATTGCGTAGTTTTAGGCTTTAGAATTTCACATAAAATATCAGCACACAACACAAGAAACATTAACACtagtctttttcttcttt
The DNA window shown above is from Chelmon rostratus isolate fCheRos1 chromosome 5, fCheRos1.pri, whole genome shotgun sequence and carries:
- the si:dkey-32e23.4 gene encoding dynamin-1-like protein — protein: METLIPTINRLQEVFLTVGAEIIQLPQIVVVGSQSSGKSSVLESLVGRDFLPRGSGIVTRRPLVLQLINVAPLQDRLKIESGVKAEEWGTFLHCKNQIFTDFQEIRREIEAETERSSGDNKGIGAEPIYLKIFSPKVLNLTLVDLPGITKVPVGDQPEDIEAQVQEMILSFISNPNSLILAVSPANSDLATSDALKLAREVDPDGRRTLLVVSKLDLMDAGTDALEVLLGRVIPVRLGIIGVVNRSQHDINTQKSLEDSMRDEQAFLQRHYPSLASRAGSRYLAKTLSRLLMHHIRDCLPDLKTRVTVLSSQYQTRLNSYGQPVEDHSATLLQIVTKFASDYCNTIEGTARYIQTSELCGGARICYIFHETFGRTLQSIDPLGGLTELDILTAIRNATGPRPALFVPEVSFELLVKRQIKRLEEPSLRCVELVHEELQRIIQHCSSFSTQELLRFPKLHDSIVEVVTGLLRKRLPITNEMVHNLVAIELAYINTKHPDFTDAAQVSASVNSQQAEALDGGKRWKNEKVAEEKSPAANFGSPSKGQAINLLDTAVPISRKLSSREQRDCEVIQRLIKCYFLIVRKSIQDSVPKTVMHFLVNFVKEHLQSELVGQLYKQPLLQELLIESQDTAQQRTEVAQMLEALKKANNIISEIRETHLW